The DNA region GTGACCACCATTTGTTTAAGCCGCTACAAATTGAAGCGTTTAACAGTGGTCAAGAATCGAGTCCACCATTCAGGTTCTTATTTATCGTTTTCCATTTTCCTTGAATCTTGTGGCTTGGTTTTCTCTATGCTCGAGTAGGGAGATTTAGGAGGTATTTTTAACTTCTAATTCTTTTTCCTTGAATGATCTAACATGAAAATATTCATTCCATTTAGGACGTTTTAAGAGATCTCAATTCTAGTGTATTTAAAGATATACACGATGGATTTTGGAGTTCTTCAATGCTGCTAGATTGCATGGAGAACCTAGTATCACAAAAGCAACTCGATCCTTTCCTAATTCCTATTCTGAGTAATGCTACTCCTGGTCAACTGTCCACTGCATTGGTTATTACCGGTAAGCTTAGGCATTATCCTTTTTTGTGAATCCTGTGAATGCTATGATTCTTGGTAACTCTGTCTAACTAGACAGATGTTCATCAAATCTATGACTGACAGGAAATATAGAATTTGTCGATGATATATTGACCTTTGAAGAGCTCGGCCATTTCTTGAAATCCCATGGATGCCATGTAGCCAAGCTTTCTTCGGTGGATTTTTCAATGAAAAACGGAATTGCTGGTTGCTTAAAAGCTTTATTGCGAGAGTTTCCACTGGGTGAATTCATGTATGTTTTTACATATACGTACTAGTGCATTATTGAATTAATTCTTTCTACTCATACCTTCAATTTTACTATTTCCTTAGTAGTGATGTTGAGCAGTCAGCTGATATATCAATCTTAGCATCATGGTATAGTGAACAAGACAACAACAATAAACCACTAGTGCTTATCATTAGTGATTTGGAAAGGTGTTGCGGATCTGTCTTAACGGAATTTGTCCTGATGTTGAGTTATAAGCGTCTTCTAAAAGTATATTTCCATGTAAATTGATAATGTGATTTATGTTTGTTCATCTACTTAGATTAACTAAGCCGGGGCTTCACTTTGCATGTGTTTATTGCTGATAAACATGGGATATATACtttgtaaaatcttttttatttaattttttttttggtataaggAGGAGCATTCACATTTATAATATGATATTGGCTTCTGTCTGCTTTCTCTTTTTCCACTAGCGAATGGGTTGTCAAGTTACCATTCTATGGAGCACCGCAGTTCTGATTTTGATAATCCATTCTTATGATCAAATTCCCTTCCTTTCGAAACTTATGACTTCCCTTTTCATGGTGgaaattctttttcactttctatATAAGTAGGTCGATTGCATTAATTGTTAAATGCATCTGCCGATAATAAATTAGAAATATTAAGCATTCATTTTAACATGCTATGGTGAGATTTGCCTACGCTACATAATAGTTAATGTGGTAAAGTTGGAGTTCATGATACTAAATTTTCTTTGTGCTCAGTGCCTATGTGAAGCTGGAAAATATAGCAAAGTTCGACTGCTGGATTTGTTTTGCGAAGTGCTCAATCCAGATTTGTACCCACATAGAGATTCTGTTTGTCACATCAGGAATGAAAAAGATCAAGGGTTGTCTTCAACAAATGGCCACAGTCAATAATACCCTTCCGTTTAAAGCGGTGGTTTGATTCGTCAAATAGTTCGCAAAGTGAGATACAGTGAAATATgatgtttattttctttcaagtACCGAGAAAGTTTCTTGATGCAATACTATTTTCCATTAAGATAATGTATTTTAGCAGTAAAGCAAGGTGGGATATATAGAGAAGCCATGAAATCTGTTTTGTTCTGAAGTCAAAGATGACATCTAAAGCATATAGCTGCCTCCTTATATTGTTAAACTTTACCTTGATACTACAAGTTTAATCGAATGCTGGAATCTAGGATGAAATAAAATCGAAAACCATGCCATTGTAAATTTGTAATATGAGAATGGGATACCAAATAGTAGCTCTAGCAAAACACAATTTGATCACTGAAATTGAGTTGTAATTttccttatttattttctatttgaaaCTATTTAAGTGGAACTTTACATTATCCTGTTAACCAAAGCAAATCCGTTGATTCAGCCATTTCAATTTTCAAAGagaataatttttgtttatttcaaatATCTGTAGACTTCTGACCGAACATTATGCACGGATCTCCCTACAGGAGCGCTTAGTCAACTGATAAAGAGTTGGGAAAAACTTACCGCAGATATCTCCGAGGTATGCTCAACTAGTCTTTACTGTGTACAACTTCCTTCTGTTTCATTTATTCTACCTATTCCTTATTGTGGTCATACTAAAAATTGATTCCTTGTGAAAGCTCGTAATCGTTAAATAATGATTTGATTTCTTGCAGATTCATGATAAATTGAAAACGTTTCAATCTTCAGTAAGATGTGAAGGTAGAAGGAGTCCACGCAAGAGTTCCAAGGACATATCCAAGTAATATTCTAATTCTAATAAGCGAAGTTGCGATTTCTTGGCAAAGGAGGTTGATTATTCATTGATTATACTGATCTGTTTGATTGAGAACTGAGAGAAACCTATTGCACAAATCGAATGCCAGCTGTTTCCTTAACAGACCAATTGTCTGGGTCCTTTTGTTGGGGTCCCAAAAAGCCTGGATGCCTCACCCACAAGCTTGCTCTTTGGCAGGTCTAAGTGAGATGCTGAGGTTAAGCAAGGAAGGAGAGGGGCCTAGATAGGTTGAACTAATGTTGGACTTAACCTAAACAAGGGAAAGCAGGCCTAGTTATAGAATTGTGAACAAATGAATATCAAATTAAAGATTCtacaaacattttaagtttaaaaaatgaTTAATTAACGGATATGATTGTGATGTACTTCATTCTTCGAGGGCAAAACTCACCTTCATGGAATATAGGAAAGCTTTTAGCTTGTTTCTGGTTGGGTTTTGTGAGCTTGCCTTTCTAGGAGATACTTTTGTTAGTTATGGGAGGACTGGAAAATTTTTGTGGGCTGTTGTATGCTCTCTTTTTGTTGTGGTTGTCAAATCAAGACTCCTTGTCTGATGCCTGTAACAATTCCTTATAATGATGTATGCTGGTTTTTTATGCTTGTTTTCTTAATTGAggctaattatttttattcaggAGATATGGATCGAAGGTTTCATTAGATGCTGAGAATGAGTCGACAATGTTAAACTTGCAAGCTGTTGCATTTATAGATTGCTTAGTTAGGTAAGGTTTTGTATTCTGTTTCGTTTCATGTTTAGATAGATTGATTGTGGAAAGCATGATGCCAGTGTTTTATAATTTATAGTGAATTTGGGCTTGTTTAGAAAGATTATTTTTCAGTCATGTCTTTTTTTCATTAAAAGTACTTTTGtcctatcaattatatttggatacaacaatataaaaatactGTTTTAGAAATTGTTGGCTCAATAAATGGGTTTGCATGCGTTGTCTGTGTCCCTATCTATTTCTCCTAAGCAAATAAAACTGAAACAGGACAATAGATTGATCAGTTTCTTTCATTATGGTCAGGGGACTATAGGTGTGAGCTCAGCTTTTCTATTTTTGATTGAAATTCAAAGTTCGTCGTCGTAATATTTAAGATAAACTTTAAGGTTAATATGTATAACTCGAGTTGGTGAACTAAATAAGCACCAATACTCTAgcattaaattttattgtttgctTAGAAGATAgcattaaatttgattgagatgcTGCACTATAAGCACCAGAAGTGATGATCTCTCTCACCCTCGCATTTTCAGAAAACATTATTAGGTTAATAGGTTTATTATCTAGTGTGTCCTCTTTTCTATTCGTTTTTTTACACACAACAGTGCCAAGTAACGTTGATAAAACTCGATCCATTCCCCCCTTCAATTGATATGAATTCTGATGATATGATTTTATATGACAACAAATGTTAATTCAGTTATACAGGTTATGAATGCATCTCTCAAGTCATGTATTGTGCTCTGTGATAATTGAGATCCCTGTGGTTTTGTTTCATCCTAGTGTTATACACAATAATGGACTATGTCGCAGGTCCTAATTGATGTTTATTTTTAGTGAAAACGAATAGCACTCTTTTATTGCTGGTAAGTCTTGTCACTGATTAACCTTTTCGTGGAACAACAGAAATTACATGAGGCCCATCGAATGTGCCTATTCATGAAATTTCCTGCTTCAAGTGGTAAGAGATTAGGGTTTTCCTCCTTGCCCCTTgccccaaattaaaaaaaaaaaaatcagtataTGGGCCTTTCATATAGAGAGGATGCAGTCGCAACTTATTGTGCTGTCTAACGTTGATTTTAGACACTGCCAGGTCAAAAGCATACTAAATCTTCAGACGATGTGTACTTGAGAAACATTTTATTTATCTTCCAAAGAGTTGATCACCAAAGCTCGACTCTGTCCATGCTCGTGAGTTGAGCTACCATTGGTTTAGATTCCGGTGTTCAAGTCCCTGACTAAATTTCATTTTTGTTGaggattttttttatgatgagtcATGGAGCTACAGATTTCTGTTGTAACTCTTCGGAAATGGGCTTTTTGGtgcattttttttcatataaattatGAATCACTAATAATAAGATTTCATTCCCCTATACATTATATTACTCATGGAGTTACTATAATTCAACCGCATCAACGCATCGCATAAAGTTAATACACCTACCGAAGTCATGTATGATTAAGTTTGTTCCTCTAcacttttaatttactttttgctTATCGTAGGTTTTGATTGGAGATCCAAGAAGAAGAATTCAAGCTGATTTGTTGGATTCACATAAGATTTTAAGGTGCAGTTGCTGTAACAAAACTGGCAATGCCCTATTGCCATCAAGACAGGATTCCTCAATGCTGTAAGTCTATCTAGTAACTTATCAATTTAGTATAGCATACCCGAGCTTGAAAATGAGGTAATCTCCCCCGATTCTAAATATTCAAATGCCCCAACCGAAAAAGTGTATCTTTGTTTTATATTTGACCAACCCTATTATTATTCATATACCATGATCAGTACTTGAGGGTGACATTTATTAACGTGTTTCACCTTACATGTGAATTAATCTTGGCTGTAACAGTAGTATGCCACAACCACAGTGGAGTTTCTAAactgaaattttagaaaattgTACAGGTATTCCCTGGCTCAAGAGCACGGAATTCTTATCAATCTTCACGATTGGTTCCAGTCTTTTAGAACAATTCTTCACCAAACAAATAAACGGAAACCAAAGTCAAAGCAGTCACCACagccaaagaagagaaaagatacAGCTGGTTCTGGAGACCAAAATGAAGCGCCAATCCAGTATCCTTTATGTTCCCCATTTTACATTGTTTCTTTCACATAGCGAGATATGATGCTGAGAATGCATTGGTAGGTTATCCCAAAGCATCAGTTGTGAAGTCATTATCTCTCTAATCTTGTGGTGCCATTTATTATTTGCATACACACGCATGCATTTTAACATTTCAAGAATAAAGAAACATCTCCAAAACTACATGACAAGGGGCCATTTTGCATCTAACTCAACTATGAtatcttcatatttttttaatcgtTTTTCAGTTTCCTCCCAATTTTTCATTAGTGGCCGAGGAACAATGTTATTTGCAAAATGAATATGCTAGCTTTCTACAAGCTATTTTCTTGGATAGCATCCCCGAGTTCTTCCAACATTACTTTCTTCCAAATAGAAAATTTTAGTTAGATTTGATTATCATAGTCAACCCTGATAACTAAAGCGGTAGAACTACTGTGTTATGAGTATCTTATTTAACCATGCCTAAAGTTAGCCTTGATTGCCGCCTGTTTATTTTGCTAGTTAATGTGCTATCATATTCAATATTTCTCTAGAATTATGGGATGCATGGCTCATGCGTTTCAGAATATTGCAGTCCCGATGTCTTTTTCTCAATCAGGTCCGAAAATGTTACTCACACTGCAGAACCATAGTATGAAATCTTTGAGGGTGAATATATTTATTTGCAGCAGATTTCTCTCATGAAAATGCTTGAGACAAATCTTAGGCTGAAAACAACCTGCTGTAACGAGTTGCTCGTCTTTAAATGCATCTAAATTGAAGTTCAACTCTGTTATTTGATATTCGTATTGTATTTTGTATAGGCATATTTGCTATTCCATCATTATTGCTGTAATTGCGAAGTATTTTGTTGATGCTGCCATGTTGGTTTCAATCCTTAACCTTGTGTTGCCAGAGCACGCTTTTGCAGAGCAGTTACAGAAATGCAGATCACCGGGCTGCTTAGAATGCCAAGCAAGAGGCGCCCAGATTTTGTACAAAGAGTAGCATTACGTCCCTTGTCATTTCCTAATTCTCTTATTCCAgtgtaattataattttattttcttaaattatttaCTTCCTCATACTCCGGTCAGCACTTCATTGATGCATCTCATCCAACACACAGGATTTTGAAGGTAAGGCCAAAAGGAATAACTGTGTTTTATAGGGCCTAGTAGCGTAATATATCTTATAAATCAGTAtgaatttgaatttaacattCAAAAATAACATTTTATCAGTAAtctttttatggttttattttttaatctttactAATAAGTGTCTTAATTAGATGTAAATTATTTAAGTTTATAAGAAttaaatatattgaaaaaattgAAACTCTTACTTTTATCTTCTTAATAAtactttttaattaatattttatttctaagtataaatatattacttcatgGTAGATGTAGCATTGATATTTGTGCATGTTTCATTGAGATTATGCAGAAGGCTATTATATATATCTCTATTTAAGTAAGTT from Arachis hypogaea cultivar Tifrunner chromosome 10, arahy.Tifrunner.gnm2.J5K5, whole genome shotgun sequence includes:
- the LOC112718078 gene encoding uncharacterized protein isoform X1 yields the protein MLLDCMENLVSQKQLDPFLIPILSNATPGQLSTALVITGNIEFVDDILTFEELGHFLKSHGCHVAKLSSVDFSMKNGIAGCLKALLREFPLGEFIAYVKLENIAKFDCWICFAKCSIQICTHIEILFVTSGMKKIKGCLQQMATVNNTLPFKAVV